A portion of the Juglans microcarpa x Juglans regia isolate MS1-56 chromosome 1D, Jm3101_v1.0, whole genome shotgun sequence genome contains these proteins:
- the LOC121238732 gene encoding beta-glucosidase 11-like, with translation MLSLSFYLLLLLNLAAALALGADKYSRDDFPPDFVFGSGTSAYQVEGAASQDGRTPSIWDTFAHAGKMAGATGDIACDQYHKYKEDVQLMVDIGLEAYRFSISWSRLIPNGRGSVNPKGLQYYNNLINELISNGIQPHITLHHSDLPQALEDEYGGWVSRKIVKDFTAYADLCFRKFGDRVSHWTTLNEANVFVLGGYDGGYLPPQRCSSPFGFNCTKGNSTTEPYLATHHILLAHASAARLYKEKYQDKQNGFIGINLYAFGAIPLTNTTKDAIATQRANDFLIGWYMDPLVYGEYPHVMKKNVGSRLPSFTDFESNQVKGSFDFLGLNYYVTVHIKDGSEKLEMEVRNFDADMAIEFAVTQDDPSEFEFPITPSSLQGLLEYFKQVYGNPPIYIHENGQRTPRNSSLEDWHRVKYMKGYIGGLLDALRNGSNVRGYFAWSFLDLLELLDGYQSSFGLYYIDLDDPDIRRQPKLSAHWYSHFLKRKGFNSDGFIELEKNLSALSYT, from the exons ATGTTGAGTCTCTCTTTCTATCTACTTCTTTTACTAAACCTAGCTGCTGCTTTAGCTCTAGGCGCTGATAAATACAGCAGAGATGACTTCCCACCCGACTTTGTTTTTGGTTCTGGGACCTCAGCTTACCag gTTGAAGGTGCAGCAAGCCAAGATGGAAGGACACCTTCCATATGGGATACCTTCGCCCATGCTG GGAAAATGGCTGGAGCCACTGGTGACATAGCATGTGATCAGTATCACAAATACAAG GAGGATGTCCAACTCATGGTGGATATAGGCTTAGAGGCCTACAgattttccatctcatggtcAAGACTTATTCCAA ACGGAAGAGGAAGTGTCAATCCAAAGGGTTTACAGTATTACAACAATCTTATCAATGAACTAATCAGCAACG GAATCCAACCGCATATCACATTACACCACAGCGATCTTCCGCAGGCACTGGAAGACGAGTATGGAGGATGGGTCAGCAGAAAAATTGT GAAAGACTTCACGGCATATGCAGATCTGTGTTTCAGGAAGTTTGGTGACAGGGTTTCTCATTGGACCACCCTAAATGAGGCCAACGTTTTCGTGCTTGGAGGCTACGATGGGGGTTATCTGCCACCTCAGCGTTGTTCTTCTCCTTTTGGGTTTAACTGCACTAAAGGCAACTCCACAACTGAGCCATATTTGGCAACTCACCATATCTTGTTGGCACATGCATCAGCTGCTAGATTGTACAAGGAAAAGTACCAGGACAAGCAGAATGGATTTATAGGAATCAACCTCTACGCTTTTGGGGCTATTCCTCTAACAAACACAACTAAAGATGCAATTGCTACGCAAAGGGCCAATGACTTCCTGATTGGTTG GTATATGGATCCCTTAGTGTACGGAGAATATCCCCATGTCATGAAAAAGAATGTAGGATCAAGACTTCCATCCTTCACAGATTTTGAATCTAATCAGGTTAAAGGTTCATTTGATTTCCTAGGACTAAATTACTACGTCACAGTTCACATCAAGGATGGCTCTGAAAAACTTGAGATGGAGGTCAGAAACTTTGATGCAGACAtggcaatagaatttgctg TTACTCAAGATGATCCATCTGAATTTGAG TTTCCAATTACACCTTCGAGTTTGCAAGGACTGTTGGAGTATTTCAAGCAAGTGTATGGGAATCCTCCTATTTACATTCATGAgaatg GACAACGAACACCACGCAATTCATCATTGGAAGACTGGCATAGAGTGAAATACATGAAAGGATATATTGGGGGTTTGCTTGATGCACTTCG GAATGGATCCAATGTGAGGGGTTATTTTGCATGGTCTTTCTTGGATTTACTGGAGCTGTTGGATGGCTATCAATCGAGCTTTGGTCTTTACTACATAGATCTGGATGACCCGGATATAAGAAGACAGCCAAAGCTCTCTGCTCATTGGTACTCACATTTCTTGAAGAGAAAAGGCTTTAACTCAGATGGGTTTATAGAGCTTGAGAAGAATTTATCAGCACTTTCTTATACCTAA
- the LOC121250183 gene encoding uncharacterized protein LOC121250183, giving the protein MAQPPPIVPPPTVNPDRPSNPYYLHYSESPGAMLVYQPLSVSGDNYHSWHQFMLIALEAKNKHVFLDGTLACPNHNNSLFGAWCRCNKMIFSWLLNVVCKEIANNVLYIANAKEVWDDLRDRFSQAHGLRIFQLQRQMFGLSQGALSVSVYFTILKGLWDELSNYKPHLVCSCGALKEVVATQHFEYVIQFFVGLNESFLAVRAQILLMVPLPPINQVFSLVHQEERQREILLTPPMEPIALLSRQDYTKANRQPFSRAKERPLCSHCASTMSFTTEQYQQLISLLNSNSVKPTDSTTQSANLAFSHNISEPYQQENDWSG; this is encoded by the exons ATGGCTCAACCTCCACCTATTGTGCCTCCACCTACCGTGAACCCAGATCGTCCTTCAAACCCTTATTACCTCCATTATTCGGAGAGTCCAGGCGCAATGCTTGTTTACCAACCCCTTTCTGTTTCAGGGGACAATTACCATTCTTGGCATCAATTCATGCTCATTGCTTTGGAAGCCAAAAACAAGCATGTTTTTCTTGATGGAACTCTTGCTTGTCCTAATCATAATAACTCTCTTTTTGGAGCTTGGTGCCGTTGCAACAAGATGATTTTCTCTTGGCTTTTAAATGTTGTTTGCAAAGAAATTGCCAACAATGTTTTATACATTGCCAATGCCAAAGAAGTTTGGGATGACTTGAGAGATCGTTTCTCTCAAGCTCATGGCCTACGAATATTTCAACTTCAGAGACAAATGTTTGGTCTCTCTCAAGGGGCTCTTTCTGTTTCTGTCTATTTCACTATTCTCAAAGGGTTGTGGGATGAACTCAGTAACTACAAACCCCACCTTGTATGTTCATGTGGTGCCCTCAAAGAAGTTGTTGCTACTCAACACTTTGAATATGTCATTCAATTTTTCGTTGGTCTTAATGAATCATTTTTAGCTGTTAGAGCTCAGATCCTTCTTATGGTACCCCTCCCACCCATTAATCAAGTTTTTTCTCTAGTCCATCAAGAGGAAAGACAACGAGAGATTCTTCTCACCCCTCCTATGGAACCTATAGCTCTTTTATCTCGACAAGACTATACCAAAGCTAATAGACAACCTTTCTCTCGTGCCAAAGAAAGACCTCTATGTAGCCATTGTG CATCCACTATGTCCTTCACCACTGAGCAGTACCAGCAGCTGATTTCTCTGTTGAATTCAAACTCTGTGAAGCCCACAGATTCTACTACTCAGTCTGCCAATCTAGCATTTTCTCACAATATCTCAG AACCTTACCAGCAAGAGAATGATTGGAGTGGGTGA